One Stenotrophomonas sp. SAU14A_NAIMI4_5 DNA segment encodes these proteins:
- a CDS encoding acetyl-CoA hydrolase/transferase C-terminal domain-containing protein: protein MTEHLTDLDAAVDWLFARVEGPLRVGAPLALGKPHRLLNALYSRVEGDPSRPLQLYTALSLNPPQARGDGLEARFMAPFVQRHFGEDFPRLAYADAIARDALPPHVEVEEFYMQSGALLGSRQAQSSYTSLNYTHAADAVAQRAPQVIVQKVAMRPDDRRLSLSCNNDITQDTLDAMAARGLPRPLLVAEIDPLLPYLGGTATVDVSFFDLVITPPPPYPALFGLPRQPVADADYAIGLYASALVRDGGTLQIGIGTLADALSHALVLRHTDNARYRRVLNALDPQLASHPLVEEIGGLDPFEVGLYGCSEMLNEGFRRLVQTGVIRRKVHDDLALMQRIENGSTLSIDHATLEAEGEYLHGAFYLGSPEFYEWLRTLPDDERSAIGMRRISEINQLYGGNETLERLQRRHARFFNSCMMATALGAAVSDALDDGRVVSGVGGQYNFVAMAHALPEARSVLMFRAARDDKGQRASNVRWNYGHTTIPRHLRDIYLNEYGIADLRALTDDDCVQAMTAITEAPFQAGLLQQAYASRKLRTGRHPEPQREQRNTPQALAAALAPFRADGTLPDYPLGSDFNEIEQVLVKALGWLKSNTQTRGEKLRTLWAALRQPAGDGDAVYLQRMGLQAPKDLGERINARLLRLALARTA from the coding sequence ATGACCGAACACCTGACCGACCTGGACGCCGCCGTTGACTGGCTGTTCGCGCGCGTGGAAGGGCCGCTGCGGGTGGGCGCTCCGCTGGCACTGGGCAAGCCGCACCGGCTGCTCAATGCGCTGTATTCGCGGGTGGAGGGGGATCCGTCGCGGCCGCTGCAGCTGTACACCGCGCTGTCGCTGAACCCGCCGCAGGCGCGCGGCGATGGCCTGGAAGCGCGCTTCATGGCGCCGTTCGTGCAGCGCCATTTCGGCGAGGATTTCCCGCGCCTGGCCTACGCCGATGCCATCGCCCGCGATGCGCTGCCGCCGCATGTGGAGGTGGAGGAGTTCTACATGCAGTCCGGCGCGCTGCTCGGCTCGCGGCAGGCACAATCCAGCTATACCAGCCTGAATTACACCCATGCCGCTGACGCCGTGGCACAGCGCGCACCGCAGGTGATCGTGCAGAAAGTGGCGATGCGCCCGGACGACCGCCGGCTCTCGCTGTCGTGCAACAACGACATTACCCAGGACACCCTGGATGCGATGGCGGCGCGAGGCCTGCCGCGCCCGCTGCTGGTGGCCGAGATCGACCCGCTGCTGCCTTACCTGGGCGGCACAGCCACGGTCGATGTGTCCTTCTTCGATCTGGTGATCACCCCGCCACCGCCCTACCCGGCACTGTTCGGCCTGCCGCGGCAGCCGGTGGCTGATGCGGACTACGCCATCGGCCTGTACGCCAGCGCCCTGGTGCGCGACGGCGGCACGCTGCAGATCGGCATCGGTACGCTCGCCGATGCGCTCAGCCATGCGCTGGTGCTGCGCCATACCGACAACGCGCGCTACCGCCGCGTGTTGAATGCCCTGGACCCGCAACTGGCCAGCCATCCGCTGGTGGAGGAAATCGGCGGCCTCGATCCGTTCGAGGTCGGCCTGTACGGTTGCAGCGAAATGCTCAACGAAGGCTTCCGCCGGCTGGTGCAGACCGGCGTCATCCGGCGCAAGGTGCACGATGATCTGGCGCTGATGCAGCGCATCGAGAACGGCAGCACGCTGTCCATCGACCATGCCACCTTGGAAGCCGAAGGCGAGTACCTGCACGGTGCGTTCTACCTGGGTTCGCCCGAGTTCTACGAATGGCTTCGTACCCTGCCCGACGACGAGCGCAGCGCGATCGGCATGCGCCGCATCAGCGAGATCAACCAGCTGTATGGCGGCAATGAAACGCTGGAACGCCTGCAGCGCCGCCATGCGCGCTTCTTCAATTCCTGCATGATGGCCACCGCGCTCGGGGCAGCGGTGTCCGATGCGCTGGATGACGGCCGCGTGGTGTCCGGCGTGGGCGGGCAGTACAACTTCGTGGCGATGGCGCATGCGCTGCCCGAAGCACGCAGCGTGCTGATGTTCCGCGCCGCGCGCGACGACAAGGGCCAGCGTGCCTCGAACGTGCGCTGGAACTACGGGCACACCACCATTCCGCGCCACCTGCGTGACATCTACCTCAACGAGTACGGCATTGCCGACCTGCGCGCGTTGACCGACGACGACTGCGTGCAGGCGATGACCGCGATCACCGAGGCACCGTTCCAGGCGGGCCTGCTGCAGCAGGCCTATGCATCGCGCAAGCTGCGCACCGGGCGGCACCCCGAACCGCAGCGCGAACAGCGCAACACACCGCAGGCGCTGGCGGCGGCGCTGGCACCGTTCCGTGCCGATGGCACCCTGCCCGACTATCCGCTGGGCAGCGATTTCAACGAGATCGAGCAGGTGCTGGTGAAGGCACTGGGCTGGCTGAAATCAAACACGCAGACGCGCGGCGAAAAGCTGCGCACGCTGTGGGCCGCACTGCGCCAGCCCGCCGGCGATGGCGACGCGGTGTACCTGCAGCGCATGGGCCTGCAGGCACCGAAGGATCTCGGCGAGCGCATCAACGCACGCCTGCTGCGCCTGGCCCTCGCCCGCACCGCATGA
- a CDS encoding NADAR family protein encodes MKDDSRFLHDLQQRQAAGEDLRYLCFWGHQPPRSGVSASCFSQWYDAGFDIDGVHYRTAEHYMMAGKARLFGATDLLEKIIASATPDKAKALGRKIEGFDEARWTQARYDLVVEGNKAKFAQNPELGAFLRSTQGWVLVEASPVDFIWGIGLAKDHADAHNPAQWRGLNLLGFALMDVRAAI; translated from the coding sequence ATGAAAGACGATTCCCGTTTCCTGCATGACCTGCAGCAGCGCCAGGCTGCAGGTGAAGACCTGCGTTACCTCTGCTTCTGGGGCCACCAACCGCCGCGCAGCGGCGTGTCCGCCTCGTGCTTCAGCCAGTGGTATGACGCCGGCTTCGACATCGATGGCGTGCACTACCGCACCGCCGAGCACTACATGATGGCCGGCAAGGCGCGCCTGTTCGGTGCCACCGACCTGCTCGAGAAAATCATCGCCAGCGCCACGCCGGACAAGGCCAAGGCGCTCGGCCGCAAGATCGAAGGCTTCGACGAAGCACGCTGGACGCAGGCCCGCTACGACCTGGTCGTGGAAGGCAACAAAGCCAAATTCGCGCAGAACCCGGAACTGGGCGCGTTCCTGCGCTCGACCCAAGGCTGGGTGCTGGTCGAAGCCAGCCCGGTGGATTTCATCTGGGGCATCGGCCTGGCCAAGGACCACGCCGACGCGCACAACCCGGCACAGTGGCGTGGGCTGAACCTGCTGGGGTTCGCGCTGATGGACGTGCGCGCGGCGATATAA